One segment of Alnus glutinosa chromosome 2, dhAlnGlut1.1, whole genome shotgun sequence DNA contains the following:
- the LOC133859712 gene encoding tubulin alpha chain-like, producing MRECISIHIGQAGIQVGNACWELYCLEHGIQPDGQMPGDKTVGGGDDAFNTFFSETGAGKHVPRAVFLDLEPTVIDEVRTGTYRQLFHPEQLISGKEDAANNFARGHYTIGKEIVDLCLDRIRKLADNCTGLQGFLVFHAVGGGTGSGLGSLLLERLSVDYGKKSKLGFTVYPSPQVSTSVVEPYNSVLSTHSLLEHTDVSVLLDNEAIYDICRRSLDIERPTYTNLNRLVSQVISSLTASLRFDGALNVDVTEFQTNLVPYPRIHFMLSSYAPVISAEKAYHEQLSVAEITNSAFEPSSMMAKCDPRHGKYMACCLMYRGDVVPKDVNAAVATIKTKRTIQFVDWCPTGFKCGINYQAPTVVPGGDLAKVQRAVCMISNSTSVAEVFSRIDHKFDLMYAKRAFVHWYVGEGMEEGEFSEAREDLAALEKDYEEVGAESAEGEDDEGDEY from the exons ATGAGAGAGTGCATCTCAATCCACATTGGGCAGGCAGGTATCCAAGTGGGTAACGCGTGTTGGGAGCTCTACTGCCTTGAACATGGAATTCAG cCTGATGGACAAATGCCAGGCGACAAAACAGTTGGTGGCGGAGACGACGCCTTCAACACGTTTTTCAGTGAGACCGGGGCCGGAAAACACGTCCCACGCGCTGTGTTCTTGGACCTTGAACCGACCGTCATCGACGAGGTCAGGACCGGGACTTACCGCCAGCTGTTCCACCCTGAACAACTCATCAGCGGCAAAGAAGACGCAGCAAACAACTTTGCAAGAGGCCACTACACAA TTGGGAAAGAGATAGTGGATCTGTGCCTTGATAGGATCAGGAAGCTTGCTGATAACTGCACTGGGCTTCAGGGGTTTCTGGTGTTCCATGCGGTGGGTGGAGGGACAGGCTCTGGGCTTGGGTCTCTGCTTCTGGAGAGGCTCTCTGTAGACTACGGCAAGAAATCCAAGCTCGGATTTACCGTCTATCCGTCCCCTCAGGTCTCCACCTCCGTCGTCGAACCTTACAACAGTGTGTTGTCCACTCACTCCCTTCTGGAGCACACCGACGTGTCCGTGCTACTCGACAACGAAGCCATCTACGACATTTGCCGCAGATCGCTTGACATTGAGAGACCCACTTACACTAATCTCAACAGGCTCGTTTCCCAG GTGATTTCTTCACTGACTGCTTCTCTGCGTTTCGATGGTGCTCTGAACGTGGACGTGACAGAGTTTCAGACCAATTTGGTCCCTTACCCGAGAATTCACTTCATGCTTTCGTCGTATGCCCCTGTAATCTCCGCCGAGAAAGCCTACCATGAGCAACTCTCGGTTGCTGAGATCACAAACAGCGCTTTCGAGCCGTCGTCCATGATGGCCAAATGCGACCCACGACACGGGAAGTACATGGCATGTTGTCTGATGTACAGGGGCGACGTGGTTCCCAAGGACGTGAACGCGGCGGTGGCTACCATAAAGACAAAGAGGACCATTCAGTTTGTGGACTGGTGCCCCACTGGGTTCAAGTGCGGGATCAACTACCAGGCTCCCACTGTGGTTCCTGGGGGTGACTTGGCCAAGGTTCAGAGGGCTGTGTGCATGATCTCCAACTCCACCAGTGTGGCCGAGGTGTTTTCCAGAATTGATCATAAGTTTGATTTGATGTATGCGAAGAGGGCTTTCGTGCATTGGTATGTTGGTGAGGGTATGGAGGAAGGGGAGTTTTCGGAGGCCAGGGAGGATTTGGCTGCGCTCGAGAAGGACTATGAGGAAGTTGGGGCAGAGTCTGCTGAAGGGGAGGATGATGAAGGCGATGAGTATTAG